A section of the Triticum dicoccoides isolate Atlit2015 ecotype Zavitan chromosome 7A, WEW_v2.0, whole genome shotgun sequence genome encodes:
- the LOC119329478 gene encoding uncharacterized protein LOC119329478: MEQVDIWAPILADPITSQQAEIKVHSAYVDYGTMDFQALLEGPHDLDGWLKCAFVPNYIKEANLTHEIECNIYSPTSDHGMTIQTPMPAPPEALPEKEQALHHDSQRGRRRRGGDERGRRGHVPAALSPTKQEACGHRHTAGGGDLRSTRLRTEKWLEAWKSCEKCTGERNMVDKHGTMPKTWAQKKQ; encoded by the exons ATGGAACAAGTTGACATTTGGGCGCCCATCTTGGCCGATCCTATTACAAGCCAACAG GCGGAGATTAAAGTTCActcagcatatgtggattatggcACCATGGACTTTCAAGCACTCTTAGAAGGACCCCATGATTTGGACGGATGGCTGAAAT GTGCATTCGTTCCTAATTATATAAAGGAGgcgaatttaactcatgag ATTGAATGTAACATTTATTCACCAActagtgatcatggcatgacaataCAAACACCTATGCCTGCTCCACCAGAGGCGTTGCCTGAGAAAGAGCAGGCCCTGCACCACGACTCTCAACgggggaggaggagaagaggaggagatgaAAGAGGGAGGAGGGGCCATGTGCCCGCCGCCTTGTCACCAACGAAGCAGGAGGCTTGCGGCCACCGCCACACCGCCGGAGGAGGGGACCTGCGATCTACTAG atTACGTACCGAAAAGTGGTTGGAGGCATGGAAGTCGTGTGAGAAGTGCACGGGAGAGAGGAACATGGTTGATAAAcatggaaccatgccaaaaacgtgGGCACAGAAGAAACAATGA
- the LOC119329476 gene encoding uncharacterized methyltransferase At2g41040, chloroplastic-like isoform X2 encodes MELAVRAAAASCSSYLSHHPPRALVAGRLGRSSGLPLPARRVAVAAAAIALNPETKTEQNDTSETEVFACPVCYEPLIRKGPPGMNLPAIYRSGFKCTKCNKSFTSKDVFLDLTVTSGMKEYSELKPARTELFRSPLVSFLYERGWRQNFNRSGFPGRDEEFQMAQDYFQSVAGGILVDVSCGSGLFSRKFASSGAYSAVIALDFSENMLRQCYDYIKQEETPMNTNLALVRADISRLPFASCSIDAIHAGAAIHCWPSPSNAIAEISRVLKPGGVFVATTFLSTPTNSGPLSIDALRPLRQIVGPVNSSYNFFTEGELEDLCRSCGLINYSSKVQRSFIMFSRQKP; translated from the exons ATGGAGCTCGCGGTGAGAGCCGCGGCAGCTTCCTGCTCCTCCTACCTGTCGCACCATCCCCCGCGcgccctcgtcgccggccgcctAGGCCGCAGCTCCGGCCTGCCGCTGCCGGCTCGCCGCGTGGCCGTAGCCGCGGCAGCTATCGCCCTCAACCCG gagaCCAAAACCGAGCAGAATGACACTTCAGAAACTGAGGTGTTCGCTTGCCCTGTTTGCTATGAACCGCTGATAAGGAAAGGGCCGCCAGGCATGAACCT GCCAGCGATTTACAGGTCCGGATTCAAGTGTACAAAATGCAACAAGTCATTCACCAGTAAAGATGTCTTCTTGGATCTCACTGTCACCTCAGGAATGAAAGAATACAGTGAACTCAAGCCTGCTAGAACCGAGCTGTTCAGGAGCCCGCTCGTCTCCTTTCTTTACGAGAGAGGTTGGCGTCAGAACTTCAATCGGAGTGGCTTCCCTGGCCGCGACGAAGAG TTCCAAATGGCTCAAGATTATTTCCAATCAGTCGCTGGTGGTATACTCGTTGATGTCAGCTGTGGCAGTGGCTTGTTTTCAAGGAAGTTTGCAAGCTCTGGGGCATATTCAGCTGTGATTGCTTTGGACTTTTCTGAGAATATGCTCCGCCAATGCTATGACTACATCAAACAAGAAGAAACCCCTATGAACAC AAACCTCGCACTTGTAAGGGCTGATATTTCAAGGCTCCCCTTTGCTTCATGTTCAATTGATGCCATTCATGCTGGAGCCGCTATCCACTGTTGGCCATCCCCTTCAAATGCG ATAGCTGAAATCAGCCGTGTGCTGAAGCCCGGCGGTGTCTTTGTGGCGACAACCTTCTTATCCACCCCCACGAACAGTGGCCCGCTCTCTATTGATGCACTAAGGCCACTGAGACAG ATTGTTGGGCCAGTGAACAGCAGCTACAACTTCTTCACGGAAGGAGAGCTGGAAGACCTGTGCAGATCCTGTGGCCTGATCAACTACAGCAGCAAGGTGCAGAGGTCATTCATCATGTTCTCCAGGCAAAAGCCGTAG
- the LOC119329476 gene encoding uncharacterized methyltransferase At2g41040, chloroplastic-like isoform X1: MELAVRAAAASCSSYLSHHPPRALVAGRLGRSSGLPLPARRVAVAAAAIALNPFQETKTEQNDTSETEVFACPVCYEPLIRKGPPGMNLPAIYRSGFKCTKCNKSFTSKDVFLDLTVTSGMKEYSELKPARTELFRSPLVSFLYERGWRQNFNRSGFPGRDEEFQMAQDYFQSVAGGILVDVSCGSGLFSRKFASSGAYSAVIALDFSENMLRQCYDYIKQEETPMNTNLALVRADISRLPFASCSIDAIHAGAAIHCWPSPSNAIAEISRVLKPGGVFVATTFLSTPTNSGPLSIDALRPLRQIVGPVNSSYNFFTEGELEDLCRSCGLINYSSKVQRSFIMFSRQKP; encoded by the exons ATGGAGCTCGCGGTGAGAGCCGCGGCAGCTTCCTGCTCCTCCTACCTGTCGCACCATCCCCCGCGcgccctcgtcgccggccgcctAGGCCGCAGCTCCGGCCTGCCGCTGCCGGCTCGCCGCGTGGCCGTAGCCGCGGCAGCTATCGCCCTCAACCCG tttcaggagaCCAAAACCGAGCAGAATGACACTTCAGAAACTGAGGTGTTCGCTTGCCCTGTTTGCTATGAACCGCTGATAAGGAAAGGGCCGCCAGGCATGAACCT GCCAGCGATTTACAGGTCCGGATTCAAGTGTACAAAATGCAACAAGTCATTCACCAGTAAAGATGTCTTCTTGGATCTCACTGTCACCTCAGGAATGAAAGAATACAGTGAACTCAAGCCTGCTAGAACCGAGCTGTTCAGGAGCCCGCTCGTCTCCTTTCTTTACGAGAGAGGTTGGCGTCAGAACTTCAATCGGAGTGGCTTCCCTGGCCGCGACGAAGAG TTCCAAATGGCTCAAGATTATTTCCAATCAGTCGCTGGTGGTATACTCGTTGATGTCAGCTGTGGCAGTGGCTTGTTTTCAAGGAAGTTTGCAAGCTCTGGGGCATATTCAGCTGTGATTGCTTTGGACTTTTCTGAGAATATGCTCCGCCAATGCTATGACTACATCAAACAAGAAGAAACCCCTATGAACAC AAACCTCGCACTTGTAAGGGCTGATATTTCAAGGCTCCCCTTTGCTTCATGTTCAATTGATGCCATTCATGCTGGAGCCGCTATCCACTGTTGGCCATCCCCTTCAAATGCG ATAGCTGAAATCAGCCGTGTGCTGAAGCCCGGCGGTGTCTTTGTGGCGACAACCTTCTTATCCACCCCCACGAACAGTGGCCCGCTCTCTATTGATGCACTAAGGCCACTGAGACAG ATTGTTGGGCCAGTGAACAGCAGCTACAACTTCTTCACGGAAGGAGAGCTGGAAGACCTGTGCAGATCCTGTGGCCTGATCAACTACAGCAGCAAGGTGCAGAGGTCATTCATCATGTTCTCCAGGCAAAAGCCGTAG